A genome region from Bufo gargarizans isolate SCDJY-AF-19 chromosome 2, ASM1485885v1, whole genome shotgun sequence includes the following:
- the SWSAP1 gene encoding ATPase SWSAP1: protein MARTLLRVFRELSGSQEPGEVGAAECGPHGPPVLILGPPDCGMSGLMFMVAAFAAEEEGTVLYLCPEPLQTVPKAGRAARDPLILKKIRFVYPPSLKDLLQFFSSLHLTSPAPSLILVDRLEQYLPPTCSLHDGALISTLMLDSVSHSRCGLLVSAAPNSIGTDEAFLAVERYFPNQCLVYHELSSGVKEQVFKISFMSPRPQWNLRVEEDGSIQVSYCVAIGERCPTSQD, encoded by the exons ATGGCGCGGACGCTGCTTCGGGTGTTCAGGGAGCTGAGTGGCTCCCAGGAGCCCGGTGAGGTGGGGGCCGCAGAGTGTGGTCCTCATGGACCTCCAGTGCTGATCCTTGGGCCCCCTGACTGCGGGATGAGCGGGCTTATGTTTATGGTGGCGGCTTTTGCGGCAGAGGAGGAAGGAACGGTGCTGTATCTTTGCCCGGAGCCGCTGCAGACTGTGCCCAAAGCGGGCAGAGCGGCCCGGGACCCACTTATACTAAAG AAAATCCGCTTTGTGTACCCTCCTTCCTTGAAGGATCTTCTTCAGTTCTTCTCCTCACTTCATCTAACATCTCCTGCTCCTTCCCTCATCCTGGTGGATAGACTGGAGCAATACCTCCCACCCACATGTAGCCTCCACGATGGAGCTCTTATCTCTACCCTGATGTTGGACTCTGTATCCCACTCCCGCTGTGGCCTCCTAGTGTCTGCGGCCCCAAACTCTATTGGTACTGACGAGGCGTTTCTGGCCGTTGAACGGTACTTCCCAAACCAGTGCCTTGTGTATCATGAGCTCTCATCCGGGGTTAAGGAGCAAGTGTTTAAAATTAGCTTCATGTCTCCGAGACCACAGTGGAACCTGCGTGTCGAGGAAGATGGGAGTATACAAGTCAGTTATTGTGTCGCCATAGGGGAGCGATGCCCTACATCACAGGACTAA